One Cucurbita pepo subsp. pepo cultivar mu-cu-16 unplaced genomic scaffold, ASM280686v2 Cp4.1_scaffold000150, whole genome shotgun sequence genomic window, AGGCTGCAGTGCAAGTCAAattgaacaaaacaaaatcaatacaCATGCCAGGAACAACAATTCAAAAAAAAGACGTGAAACATATAGGAGGAGGGCACCTTCTTCTTGCTCAGCCTCTGCGGCATCATGTTGGTCCTCACAGGATTCAAAGCGGCTTTAGCAGCAGAAATTGTGTCATTCTGGATCTGCATCAGTGCCGCCCTCTTAGACCTCTTCTCCCCGGCCGGCCTCCCCAGTGTAGAGGGCAGAGCACTTGAGGCAGAAATTGAAGATGAACTAATCGTTGATGGCGCGGCCAATGCAGCGTTTGTGGAGGACGATCCCGACGACGCTTTTGATGGATCGGCGGTAATCAGATCCATTAGCGTCGTCCCCGACGAATCCTGACAAAACCCCCAAAAATGAATGTTTATGAAGGAAATGTCGAAAATAAATTGTGCATGAAGAGAAGGTCTGGAAAATTACCGCCATGATTGTTCGATTGATCCGTTCGACTCTGCTTGATTGCAATGCTCTCTGTTTGTCCTCCGCTCAACTTTTCTGTTCTGTTGGTTCGCAATTCGAATCACCAATgcttctaatttctttttctgttttcaaaATCGTCTAAAACCTCATGAATCTATCTGATTCCGATCAGAAGAAGTTCCATCGcaggaaaaaaagaacagaggGTTCGCCTAAGAAATGGCAAATGTGCAGAAGGGTTCGACCTCAAATCTATTCCAAATGGATATGCATGGTTCTTTATTTCGACGCCATGCAAACatctaaattttctatttttagatatttttttaaaagaaattttgtttttttttttttttttttttttttttttttttttttttNttttttttttttttttttttttttttttttttttatgatattatgtATGATTAGATACATTATGGtaaatttcatcttaaaaaatcgaaaaaaatatttagtatgctactaaattttccattttttttatttataaatttaatttcaaatattaaaaaaattataatttagtcgttgtaattataaaatttaagatgtTTCTATGACTAGAGAGAGTCAATTTCTAATGAATCCGTATAAATAGTCATTATCTGTTTCTTCTACTGTGGGAGGGCTGATTGTCTCCTGTGAGAGGGTTGATTGGGATCTTTCGGTATAAATAATAGTCATTATCTATTCTTGTACCGTGAGAGCATTATCTGTTCTTGTACCGTGAGAGCATTATTTGTTCTTCTACAGTGAGGGGTTGATTGGGATTTTTGAGCAACTCACGACCTCGTACTCATTGACCTTGACCTCGTACTCGTTGACCTCTTGCCAATTGATTCTGAGAGATCATAAGCAAATTGCGCATGAGAGCATTATCTGTTTTTCTACCATGAGGGGGTTGATCTGAATTTTTGAGCAACTCACAACTTCGTACTCATGACCTCTTGCCAATTGATTCTGAGAGATGCGAATTCTTCTAATTCCACAAATTGAGCGAATTCCAAATGGAGCCCAGCTTTAATTatccaaattatttttgaacttCCACGAGGCCCTTAAACAAAAATGACATGGCATCTAACGTGGCGTGGTTAGACAACTTTGGAAATTTTAAGATTTCTCGATGGCCGAGGTGGGGATTCGTAAAACCAATGTCTCAAACTATACGTTTCACCCACGATTTCTCGATGGCAAAATCGAATTCACAATAACAGAAACTGCCTCAGAATTGCACTGCACAACATCATTGGAACAACTCGTTACAATGCATCTATTATGGAAGCTCTTAGGTTCATTCTGTTTGAATGTGTTCATCTGTTCATCTCTTGTTGTGCAAGGAAGGACCCAGGAAATGATATCTGTTCAACTTTTGGTTGAACAGAATCACATAACATCAATACAATCGGACTTATTGCGAGTATAATACAAGAAAAGAATGATAGATCATGACATTTCCAGAAGAACAGAATGAATATATGTCAATATAATGAAAACCTGGCATGAAGGCTCCCTCCTCCATGGAGTTCCTGTACATCAGATATCCCATCTTGAAGCAACGACGTGCTTGGGCGTCACAGGAGAATTCGACTTGCTTCATCGAATCTGTTCAAAAGCAGAGTAAAAGGGTAcgcacaaagaaaaaagaagacgaCTTCTTAAAACAAGAGAGCAGTTTTGTTGTACATTTAACAGCAAATTACAATTCTGAGTATTCGCATTAAACCTATCTCCCTAGCTCCTTCATAAGTTCCTTATGGTCTAGACTCTAAGAGACATATAGAATAACATATCAcatattgaaaaagaaaaagaaagcaacacaaagaaaggagaaaaacaCATAGCTCAGAGGTTAAATAAATCCTCTCCTCTGTTTGTAAGATTCACAGCAGCTGGCTCTGAACTTACTAAAGAAGCCACCCCAtaagaaaatatcaaataaaacatGTCAAACTCCCTAAgacaatgaaatttttttggaattcCTTTATTAATCTGCTTCACCAAATGGGTAGCTATCATAAATACCCAGCAACTGGACTGTTGATACGATACGATACGAAACGCGAACATGTTCTGCACACTTCCTACATAAAATCCCACTCAGCTAAACCCATTCCCTTTAGCAGAATCCTTCCACACGAGAAATGCGATCGACACCTTTCAAAGGTAAGGAAATTTTCAATGTAAATTAAGCAATATTTTATCAGAAAAGCTTCTGGACAAGCGCAAGTCAATTTTCCTCCAGCTGCTTTGGGCAATTGAACAtgaaaaaatggtaaaaaaagcGTCAGATATCATCTTCACTGCTATGGAATCTAAAATACTGCCTCAGATGTTATCAGCTATTGGAGAACAGAAAATCAGTCACAAAGGGTGTCTCAAGATGCCAAATACCTATCAAACTCGTTCATCTAAATGCTTGAAGGAATCAAAGGAGAGTCCAATCTTACGGCAAGATACTCAATTCTGCTAAAACCATATCCATTTTCAGATGCTTGGACTTTCTTAATACTTAGTCTCTCCGCTTCAAGACTCGAACAAGTCTCAGACTTTCTTTGCCGGATCATCATCAAGCGAAACTGAAGCATCTATTCTAGACGTTGCACTCTTTTCAATTTCTGGTTTTTCTTTCTCGTTATCATCGAGTTGAAGGGCTTGAGCAAACTGGTCAGAAATAGGGCTAATGGCACCATCCCCAAGTGAATTTAGAGAATTAGCATTTGCAAATAGCTGCTGtcttgttttcctttctttcaaaATCCTCTCCCGTTCATCatagaaatcaaaatcatcTATAATAGATGTTCGTGGATCATGGtccttgaaaattttcaacatcTCAATACCTTGTTTCAGCGGCACCTGTCAATTTATGGCATTGAGAAATAACATCAAGAAGCATAAAGGAAGGACTAACAAAATTTACATGTACGTATACGAAAATGCAAAGTGCTCATTGACCAGGTACCCTAAGCACAAATAGGAATTGAGAGTAATAggtaatataaataaaagttctGTTCTACAGCAGTTCCCACATCAAAGTTAGATGGCAggttataacttttttttccatGGTCCAAAACTTGTCCCTATAACTTTGTTATCTATTTGATCTCTATACTTTCAAAACTAATTAGTCCTTGTAGGTCGAAGAACACTTGCTTTTATTCCCTTCGACTTGTTGGTTGACCACtgttacaaaattataatgtGGCAAAATATACATGCTGacataacataaaaaagaGCATTTTAACTGTTGTCCCTGCTCAATCTTCCTTCTTCCCCatcactctttcttttttctttttgacaaGGATACAGGTAGGGTGGGTAGGTCAACGAAAATATGCATACTATACAATACACCTAAGGAAAAACTTGAGTTGCAGGGcaaataatacatttaaaaaacaaggaagaagaaagacatGATCCTCCGTGACATGAGTTTTAAAGCTTCTTGCCAAATGTTACTCGGTTATAATTTAACATAGTAATAGCCTAGTAAAAGGTTCTACCTAACAACAAACAACTGCGTACACCGTTGCTACATGCACATAGATGAGGATGCAGTTATTAAAGAATATTGATATCAAATCATACCTCCTGAGAATCTCTGCTATGTGTAACTGGTTTATTGTCATTATTTTGAAGTAAAACATGCCGAAATCTAATATTAGGAACATCTTTGATGATATGCCACTTAACGGGAAATTGTCCACTCCACCTATCCTGCTGCCAGTAATCTGCATTTTTCTCAAAGTCAACAGGTCCAACCATTTCAGCTACACCACAAAATTGACCACTAGCATTAACCTGCAAGATAAACATGACCCACTTGCTCTTACaacatccaaaaaaaataatgaacgATTGAAAGTATGCAACAAGAAGCAAGAAGATAGAACCTACAAATCTGTGGATGGAGATTCAATTCCACCAATAGGCACAACAATTGATGTTAAAGAAGATACCTAGTGTAGCTACACGATTTTAAAAGATGCCATCACTTGAAgaataaattgaatattatGAATAATTTCATTGACCACTCCGACGCACAAACTAAAGACCTGCCCACAATGTGCAAAATTCTTGATAGCTTGAAGAAAAAccatttaattcttttttgtttaattttctgTTATCATAATTATGCCAGGAAAAGATGAGTCGGGTTTAATGGCCACATAAATTGACGCTTGAATCCTACAGCCATTACCAGCAGAAAGCCCTAAAccccaaaaaaatttgatggtaGTGTAGTAAGATAAAACAAACTCCAAAGGAGCCTACAGCCACTACTATGCTTCTTGTTTTCCTCCTGAAACCTCCTTGACTACGTCTCATAATAACACAACTATGACTGAGGCAGTGTCAAGCACTCATCTTTCCCCCTCTAAGCACGAACAAGATTTCCAAACGGAAAAAAAGGTAATTAAGAATAGTCTTCAGAGCTTACGGAGAAAAAGAGGAGAACTGGACAATTTCCTTGCATTTCTTTTGCCTCCCGGTAAGCAGCATCCAGTTTCTTGTTACCATGTGGAGTACTGGCCCAAACGTTGTACTTGATACTTCTATGAACATTATCTTCACTAAATGACTTGATAATGAAAAACTTAGCAGTCTCGTAATCTGTAGCAAAATCTGGCCGATTGTAGGAATCAGGACTAACTGATAAAGTCGATAAATCGTTTTTTATTGTACCAGATGCAATACTTTGGTCGCCTTTACCCTTGGCCTTCAAAGCTCTTGGTCCTCGATTACGGTCACTAAAGATGCTATGCGGATCATTAAAAAGTGAAATTGAGTCTCTATCTCTGTCTCTTACTCTGTCCTTCTCAAAGGTAAGTCGGCTTCGGTCATTTACAACTGGATAAGAAATGGATGCACCACCAAAGTTAGAGCCCTGATAAGAACTGCTTAATGGGTACCGAGCATCATAAGCACTTGACACCATTCCAAATCCATGCATAGGTCTCTGTTGTAGAGAAGCCTAGAATGAAAACAAGTTAATAGCGagataaaagtataaaaatctACAATTAGGACCAAAATAATAGCATTGCCAATAGGACAAGAATGTACAAGTATAACATGAATAAAGGGTTTTCACAGTAGATACAAAAGGCCATAGTTCTTAAAATTGTATAGTGCACATATACGACAAATGCAGAAATGATAATGTGATGGGTGCTCGTggaaacaaaggaaaaaagattACTGACTTACTAGTTCATGCTCACTAACACTAGATCAAAAATTCAAGAAGTGAATTTTATCGTAACTAAAACAGAAACTAGGCAACTAATTCCAATATGTGAAGTCAAGAAACTAGTTCAACTGGTATGGCTAGCTTCTccctcatttcttctttttcttgaaagAGAATAAGCACTTCCAGTAATCGAGCTCAAGCAAATTAGATTAAATCAAACAGATTTGATATCATTAATAAGTATCATAGTTAATCACACTTGTATATAATTTTAGTGCGCAAACAAAATTATAGTCTTACATAGTAagttattttgtatttaatcaAGAGTTGAGTTCAGTAAGGTTTGAGTTATTGGAAGTTTAATCCCAAAATATGTAGTATAAGGTTTCATCAAGAAGAAACCACACATTACAAAAGCAAGAGAAGAACAGGAAAGAAGAGAATTCGAAGAAAACCAACGTTGTTCCCCAGGTAGTACAAGTCACAAACTATTTTACTATCAAGAATTATATTTTGGTTGgtatttgatttttcaaatattgttATATGATATTTCTTCCTTTCGAATgtctttttaaagaaataatatgatatatcttatcaataaaatattaagatgGCAATAAGCTATTATGGGCATAAAATGTGACATGAAATATCTCATGCTGGCTAATACAAGCAATATCAAATAGGGATTTTAGGTTGTAGAAGCATCTAATAACCTTTCCTAACTATAACATATTATGCTAAGTCAACAAACAAACCTGTCCAACATTCTGATcattagagccaaacattcCCATTGGTTGTGGATAAGCTGCTGGAGATGATAAAGAGCCTGAACCAAGATTTCCCCCACCATAGGACCCAAAATTTAGCAAAAACCCTGTTCCAGGCCCATAGAGCATGTTCTCAAATGCACTACTCTCAGGTGATATCATCTCAGTTGGCGAAACGGGAACTGCTGAAGATCCATGAGGTAAACCAGGTGCAGCTTGTTGTGGGTAGTATGATGGGGAAAATGGAACTTGTTGAGGAGAATACAGTTGCCCATCTAACATAACCGAAGGCATAGGAGTAGCAACAGGTGAATATTGTCCATATGCCATATCAGGATTGAAGCCATAACCAGAATGAAAGACAATAGATGGACTATCATTGTACATGACCTGATCCATGGACAAATCAAAGGGTGAATTTGTTATATGTAATCGATTTTTAGATGGATATTTTCAGAAGATGAACAGTATATTTTCAGAAGTAGACTCACCGGCGATACAACAGGAAAACTATCAGCATTTACATATTGTGAATAAGCATCCCAAGCACCAGTACTACTTCCACCATATCCTGAAGACAACACAAAGCCATGACATGTTGGAGGATTATTTTCACAGTTATAGGAGTCAAAAATAGGTAACAATTTGCAAAAACTAATATGAACAAGATTTCTTGTCCCACATGTGTCAATTAGAGTTGACTTCAACTCAAATGGCAATCCCCTATGATGGAAAAAAGCAAGATATTCTTTTtcaacaagaaacaaaactttccattgataaaatgaaaagagactaaGGTTCAAAATATAGAGCTCCACAAGAGCTACAAAAAACATAATGTATGGAATGGGGCACCATACcccaattataaaaatatatttagaaaagaaaaataaaataaaaggcaaAGATTTCTTTTAGGAAGGCCCATAGATGGACAGAGGGTTGCACCTTGTAAAGCGGAAGGTTTCTCTATTCCTTAGGAGGTTGGTGACATGGACACGGATAACAAGTATCATAAGAGGAAGGAATGAATAATCGCTTGCTAAGGCAAGGATTACGGTTGAAAATGCTTGAAATTCAATTGTAAGTGGAGTCATGAAGGGGTAATATCCTATGACTATCACATTTCTAGGaaaatacatgttttaaagaaCAAAGGAGAATTTCTAGGGATATTCCCTGAAGTACATATTATATCAATACTGGAAGGCAACTGTGCTATTCCTCCTGGTTCTTGTCTAGTAAAGAATAGGTGCTTTTATGGTCTCATTTCCTAGGACAATTGAATACCCATAACAAATTCCTAGCAATATATCCTAGTAGTGCAATTGTAAGCTAGTTAGTGTCCTTGGTGCAAGCTGGGAGCAAGAGGAGGAGATTATCAATTTCTCCGATATCTTCTTTGACATTATGTAAAAGTTCGTTCAAACATTGATGACTTGACAATGTTCATCCCTAGATGACTACACCCCGCATACTGATCCATATTCTTTCCTGGACACACCCTTGAGAAGGAGGGATggagagggagggagggaaaaaaacagtatttttatttaattaatgtccATCCAAGAAGATTCATTTAACTTCTCTGGCTTTCTCCTTTGGGGTCTGTAGCCCACTGTACGCTTCATTGTCTTtgtgaaattttcattttttgtccCCATACAAAAGAGCAAAGAAGAATACAAGCTGTCCCAATCCTAAATAGATAATAGCAGTGAGGAGTTTGGAAAACTAACCACCATATTGCATATTTGGTTCGTGCGAAGAGGCATAAACATTCACTGGATGAACATTGCCAATACTTGTTCCTGAATCCATAGATACTTTCTGCTCTATGGCATCCCTCGACGGTCCAATAACTGCTGAATTTGGAGAAGGATTTGCTGAAGCAATCCTTCCACCTTTAGGTGAGAGTTGCTGATAATGAATCAGGAAAAAAATGCCAGAGGTAAACATCAGTAGTCAAAACCTATAAACATGtaaatcaactacaagggaaaaaaaagaagggttgAGTGACATTACTGGCTCTATCAGGTTATCTGACCTAAGAGATCTTTCTCCTGCATAAAAATTGATTGTTCAGTGCCCCTATAGAGGACAGAAGTACTTAGAAAACGTCTATTTgctctaaaaattaaaacccagaagaagaaagtgaatAATTAGTACTTTGGCCTACAAATCTTGTCAAGTACTAATCAAGACACTTTTTCAGTCTATGTAGATCTTAGACAGATCCATCATGATTGACTAACAACCCACCGCAAAGGGCAGTTCAATACATGGTCAACAGAACCACTGTGAAGTGTCAACTCAAAGACTGAGAAAAAAATacggggaaaaaaaaacaaaacagcaATGATTTTCAGCTCTCTGTCGGTGCGTTTCATGGCAGAGAGAACATCCATAGTACAGCAAACAAAAACCCTAGACTACATAAACAGGTAAACCATAAGATTTCTAACTACAAAGCGACCCAAGAACCGTACATTCCCAATTcacaaacccaaaaaaaaaaaaaaaaaaaaagNCCAATCCAGAAGTTATCATAGCAGAATTCCACAAAACCCCAGATGGAGTAAcacaagaagaacaagaaaaattcaaaacaagtaaaagaaatcAACCAGTGGTCAAACAAGATGCAGAAGGAGCATACCAATAGGAACGATTCGATCCTGGTCCTCATCGGGGCGATCCATAAAGACAGAGATCCTGAAACAAGGCGATTGGGAAGGGAAAATTGAAGTGAAGGAGAAAATCAAACGGGAAAATTTGAGAGGGATTTTGGGATTTGAATGGAAGAGAATAAAAAGGGTTTAGGTTTTTACGAGGCAATGATTTTTGGGGaaatcaaaaaattaaaaagaaaacgaaaagaaaaaactgagAATTTAATTGAAGAATTGAAGCCAAATCTTGGGCGTCTATGGCGGTTTGTTCTTTAAAAACCATTGCTGGCTGAGGCCCAAAAGTAATCCCCATGCCCAAACACCGTacccaataattttatttttattttatttttatattcatattcttctctatattttaaattacataaatatctAATTACCATAATAACTCACCTCTTAAAAATACATAtctattctttaaaataattataatataatatataattcaatccaatctcttctaaattaacaatatatttttccacttatttttattttttttccagatatatatttatatattattgagaGTGGGTCCCACGTGAGTTAATTTAGCGGAAGATCATATGTTTATCGGTGAATAATACTATCTTCGTTGGTATGGGGTCTTCtagagaagcccaaagcaaagccacgagagcttatggtcaaagcagacaatattataccttgtggagatccgtgattcctaacatgattattagagtcatgccctaaacttagctatCTCAATAAAGAATCCTCAAAGATGTAGtcaaagtgactaaagtgtcgaacatatggtgtactttgttcgagggctccagagtaAGGAGTCGAGTCGAGTCTCCATTAAGAGGTAAGATAATAAGTAGGGTGataaagtgactaaagtgtcgaacaaatggtgtattttgttcgagggctccaaagaaaggagtcgagcctggATTAAAGTGTAAGGTGataaagtgactaaagtgtcaaacaaaggatAATTGacagtattttttaattatggtgCACCTTGAAAATTTACTATgataaatagttttaattcttcttttattcCAATAAATCAATgagttattaatattaaaaaaatttataaacaatataaaaaaataaataattaaaccatATATCATTACCGGttagaaattcaaatcttCACTCTATATTATAACttattcacatttttaaaaaattaattgacgtcaaatttgtaaaatcatatatattaaattaacgCTACCGAAAAGATtaaacccataaaaaaaatattcgaCTATCAATCAATATACAatgcaacaaaaataaataaatgcataCAAACAAGTTTCCATATGAGTAAAATTATTGATAACATTAATTGAAAGCATACAAGATAGAGTACTATGGCGCACATGAGTATGTGTGATGTCACTATTATCCCATGTCGGGTACCTATTGATACcctctatatctatatatatatatatatagaactATATGTAGCTTGAAACAAAAGGATTTGAACATCTCGAGttggcttcccctcaaggtttaaaaTGCGGAGGATTTCCActcccttataagaaatgtttcgctCCCATCTCTAACCAATATttcgttctcgctggcacacggCCCGAtgactgactctaataccatttgtaatagtctaagcccactgttagccgcagatattgtcctctttggactttcccttctgagTTTTCCCctgaggttttaaaacgtgtctccTAGGGAGGGTTCCACTCCTTTGTTGACCATTCAGTATTCCGACAATTGAGTAAATTAGGTGTTCATGAATGAACTGGGCCACATCCAAATGAGAGCGATTCTAAGAATATGATGACTAAAAAAGACTACGAATTGAAAGCCACTACTGTACCAACAAGtttcatcttatttttcagtggctcaatcataggaactcaATGATTAAACATGCTTTACTTGGAGCAGTTCTATGTTTGGTTAACCTCTTGGGAATTTTCCTAAGATgtatgtgagtgaggacaaaccATGTTAGAAGAACTCGGGTTGCTCTGTAGAGGGATAGTCCTCACTTTTAGAAGCgaggagtaagtaacgtgatcATATCGGGGTCATTAAGTGTCGAATCAACTCCGGATCCTATTCAAAATTCTGGACATGGGTCGTGACAAACGGACTCGAACATAGAAGTTTATAACTCAACAAAAATCGAGATTGATGTTCTCTCTACTATAATTGTTGTAACGGGTAAGATTCAAGAGAAACCGATAAACTAATAGTAGTTGAAACATAGAAACTTAAATGTATAAACTATGAAAAATCAAGAGGTGATCAAAGGTAATGTAACGACAATAACGAGATCgttaaattattcatttgcACGTATAGACAAAATGAACATGGGAAT contains:
- the LOC111784068 gene encoding uncharacterized protein LOC111784068 isoform X2, translating into MDSGTSIGNVHPVNVYASSHEPNMQYGGYGGSSTGAWDAYSQYVNADSFPVVSPVMYNDSPSIVFHSGYGFNPDMAYGQYSPVATPMPSVMLDGQLYSPQQVPFSPSYYPQQAAPGLPHGSSAVPVSPTEMISPESSAFENMLYGPGTGFLLNFGSYGGGNLGSGSLSSPAAYPQPMGMFGSNDQNVGQASLQQRPMHGFGMVSSAYDARYPLSSSYQGSNFGGASISYPVVNDRSRLTFEKDRVRDRDRDSISLFNDPHSIFSDRNRGPRALKAKGKGDQSIASGTIKNDLSTLSVSPDSYNRPDFATDYETAKFFIIKSFSEDNVHRSIKYNVWASTPHGNKKLDAAYREAKEMQGNCPVLLFFSVNASGQFCGVAEMVGPVDFEKNADYWQQDRWSGQFPVKWHIIKDVPNIRFRHVLLQNNDNKPVTHSRDSQEVPLKQGIEMLKIFKDHDPRTSIIDDFDFYDERERILKERKTRQQLFANANSLNSLGDGAISPISDQFAQALQLDDNEKEKPEIEKSATSRIDASVSLDDDPAKKV
- the LOC111784068 gene encoding uncharacterized protein LOC111784068 isoform X1; translation: MDRPDEDQDRIVPIGERSLRSDNLIEPQLSPKGGRIASANPSPNSAVIGPSRDAIEQKVSMDSGTSIGNVHPVNVYASSHEPNMQYGGYGGSSTGAWDAYSQYVNADSFPVVSPVMYNDSPSIVFHSGYGFNPDMAYGQYSPVATPMPSVMLDGQLYSPQQVPFSPSYYPQQAAPGLPHGSSAVPVSPTEMISPESSAFENMLYGPGTGFLLNFGSYGGGNLGSGSLSSPAAYPQPMGMFGSNDQNVGQASLQQRPMHGFGMVSSAYDARYPLSSSYQGSNFGGASISYPVVNDRSRLTFEKDRVRDRDRDSISLFNDPHSIFSDRNRGPRALKAKGKGDQSIASGTIKNDLSTLSVSPDSYNRPDFATDYETAKFFIIKSFSEDNVHRSIKYNVWASTPHGNKKLDAAYREAKEMQGNCPVLLFFSVNASGQFCGVAEMVGPVDFEKNADYWQQDRWSGQFPVKWHIIKDVPNIRFRHVLLQNNDNKPVTHSRDSQEVPLKQGIEMLKIFKDHDPRTSIIDDFDFYDERERILKERKTRQQLFANANSLNSLGDGAISPISDQFAQALQLDDNEKEKPEIEKSATSRIDASVSLDDDPAKKV